In Kitasatospora viridis, one DNA window encodes the following:
- a CDS encoding alpha/beta fold hydrolase: MATATATVGTVTPAVTVDTVTVGAARVRYDRYPAAGPVEAPALLLVHGTGSGGAEVNWSGLAPGLATHRTVLTPDLSGTERTVDDGAPLTTEQLAAQVIAVIEHAGTGPVDLPPAFGREVPPWLLDGRRRRRHRRRAAPRPGPPAGPGGRLGAHRRHGGTSRPKAGGEYLRNLFTVWRRIADHDAEAFGRIITITGFSHGFLNTIGRAGVEQLVPNMPPTAGTLRHIELDLRVDIRELLPRITAPTLVIGFTQDATVPVAHSRALHAAIAGSRYAELDAGHVGVFERAEEFTALVDGFTRSA; the protein is encoded by the coding sequence ATGGCCACTGCCACTGCCACCGTCGGCACCGTCACCCCCGCCGTCACCGTCGACACCGTCACCGTCGGCGCCGCCCGGGTCCGGTACGACCGCTACCCGGCCGCCGGCCCCGTCGAGGCGCCCGCGCTGCTGCTGGTGCACGGCACCGGCTCCGGCGGGGCCGAGGTCAACTGGAGCGGGCTGGCCCCCGGCCTGGCCACCCACCGCACCGTGCTCACCCCCGACCTGTCCGGCACCGAGCGGACCGTGGACGACGGCGCACCGCTGACCACCGAGCAGCTGGCCGCCCAGGTGATCGCCGTGATCGAGCACGCCGGCACCGGCCCGGTCGACCTTCCCCCAGCCTTCGGCCGGGAGGTGCCCCCATGGCTTCTCGATGGGCGCCGTCGTCGCCGCCACCGCCGCCGCGCTGCGCCCCGACCTGGTCCGCCGGCTGGTCCTGGTGGCCGGCTGGGCGCACACCGACGGCATGGGGGCACCTCCCGGCCGAAGGCTGGGGGAGAATACCTGCGCAACCTGTTCACCGTCTGGCGCCGGATCGCCGACCACGACGCCGAGGCGTTCGGCCGGATCATCACCATCACCGGCTTCAGCCACGGCTTCCTCAACACCATCGGCCGGGCCGGGGTCGAGCAGCTGGTGCCGAACATGCCTCCCACCGCCGGCACCCTGCGCCACATCGAGCTGGACCTGCGGGTGGACATCCGGGAGCTGCTGCCGCGGATCACCGCGCCGACCCTGGTGATCGGCTTCACCCAGGACGCCACCGTCCCGGTCGCGCACAGCCGGGCCCTGCACGCCGCCATCGCGGGCAGCCGCTACGCCGAGCTGGACGCCGGCCACGTGGGCGTCTTCGAGCGCGCCGAGGAGTTCACCGCGCTGGTCGACGGCTTCACCCGGTCCGCCTGA
- a CDS encoding HdeD family acid-resistance protein, translating to MTLPQDGYPPSPLAALAKFGWHTALVLGLLAVLLGVVVLAWPGRTLEVIGVLFGIYLLVSGILQVVLASTVHLATALRVLGFISGALSILLGLLCFRGAYQSVLLLSLWIGIGWLFRGVTATVAALDLPSGTPGRGWQVFLGVITALAGVILLVDPFSSIYALAVMAGIWLLLIGVVEIGHAISLRSRTRHLA from the coding sequence ATGACACTTCCTCAGGATGGTTACCCGCCCAGCCCGCTGGCCGCCCTCGCGAAGTTCGGCTGGCACACCGCGCTGGTGCTCGGCCTGCTGGCCGTGCTGCTCGGCGTCGTGGTGCTGGCCTGGCCCGGGCGCACGCTGGAGGTGATCGGCGTGCTCTTCGGGATCTACCTGCTGGTCAGCGGGATCCTGCAGGTCGTGCTGGCCTCCACGGTGCACCTGGCGACGGCCCTGCGGGTGCTCGGCTTCATCAGCGGCGCGCTGTCGATCCTGCTCGGCCTGCTCTGCTTCCGCGGCGCCTACCAGTCCGTGCTGCTGCTCTCGCTCTGGATCGGCATCGGCTGGCTGTTCCGCGGGGTGACCGCCACGGTCGCCGCGCTGGACCTGCCGAGCGGCACGCCGGGCCGCGGCTGGCAGGTCTTCCTCGGCGTGATCACCGCGCTGGCCGGGGTGATCCTGCTGGTGGACCCGTTCAGCTCGATCTACGCGCTGGCCGTGATGGCCGGCATCTGGCTGCTGCTGATCGGCGTGGTGGAGATCGGGCACGCGATCTCGCTGCGCTCGCGCACCCGCCACCTGGCCTGA
- a CDS encoding TetR/AcrR family transcriptional regulator, giving the protein MTERADGRAAPRRRDAARSREQLVQAAMELFADRGYDRTTTREIGERAGVDPALIARYFGGKLQLYLAAVRAEQGDQPPADLLERDRLHWLLERFDRRGPGPSFSAAVLPGDNTEVQQAARSHLRERLVEPLRTRLESEGVERAQLRAELATAALAGVLMARSSGAFPELSAAGLEELEPLLHGFLEGLRG; this is encoded by the coding sequence TTGACCGAGCGGGCGGACGGCCGGGCCGCCCCGCGCCGGCGGGACGCGGCGCGCAGTCGGGAGCAGCTGGTCCAGGCGGCCATGGAGCTCTTCGCCGACCGCGGCTACGACCGCACCACGACCCGCGAGATCGGCGAGCGGGCCGGCGTGGACCCGGCGCTGATCGCCCGTTACTTCGGCGGCAAGCTCCAGCTCTACCTGGCCGCCGTCCGGGCCGAGCAGGGCGATCAGCCGCCGGCCGACCTGCTGGAGCGGGACCGGCTGCACTGGCTGCTGGAGCGGTTCGACCGACGCGGACCGGGCCCGTCCTTCTCGGCGGCGGTGCTGCCCGGCGACAACACCGAGGTGCAGCAGGCGGCCCGCTCGCACCTGCGCGAGCGGCTGGTCGAGCCGCTGCGCACACGGCTGGAGAGTGAGGGCGTCGAACGGGCGCAGCTGCGCGCCGAACTGGCCACCGCCGCGCTGGCCGGGGTGCTGATGGCCCGGTCCAGCGGGGCGTTCCCCGAGCTCTCCGCCGCCGGGCTGGAGGAGCTGGAGCCGCTGCTGCACGGGTTCCTGGAGGGCCTGCGCGGCTGA
- a CDS encoding MFS transporter, whose protein sequence is MDAHPGHRRPTGLRERALVPVLVFLGTVVAVISSLGAPLIPTIATVDHVSLANAQWSLTITMLVGAVATPVMGRLGDGPRRRAVVIGAAAVVVVGSVLAALPLGFGYLVAGRALQGVGLGLTPLAIATARDSVPEERSRSAVAMLSITTVAGVGLGYPLTGLIAQSWGIHAGFWFGAVISTIALVLAVAVLPSTNHRTAHRLDGLGAVLLGLSVAGLLLVLTEGEDWGWGSGRLLGTGAVALVLLAWWVRHELRTPHPLVDLRTLRNRTVLTADLTGLVAGVAMYLLMSMVTRYVQTPASAGYGFGATVVVAGLTLLPFSVFSVLSSKVVPVIAKRTSSAAVLPLGCAVSLVSMLVFLFARDHLWQVLLVMAIAGLGVGCTFAVMPGLIVSSVPAEEIGSAVSFNQVLRYVGYSTGSALCGAVLQAHTAAGHRLPSADGYRTALLIGCVVWVVIGVATIVLPRRAAAAGRFTPAEVDEELMVEESMADIAPGEDEVPLRVTP, encoded by the coding sequence ATGGACGCACACCCCGGCCACCGGCGGCCGACCGGCCTGCGCGAGCGCGCGCTGGTGCCGGTGCTGGTCTTCCTCGGCACCGTGGTGGCGGTGATCAGCAGCCTTGGCGCACCGCTGATCCCGACCATCGCGACCGTCGACCACGTCTCGCTCGCGAACGCCCAGTGGTCGCTGACCATCACCATGCTGGTCGGCGCCGTCGCCACGCCCGTGATGGGCCGGCTCGGCGACGGGCCCCGGCGGCGCGCCGTGGTCATCGGCGCCGCCGCCGTGGTGGTGGTCGGCAGCGTGCTGGCCGCGCTGCCGCTCGGCTTCGGCTACCTGGTGGCCGGCCGGGCGCTGCAAGGGGTCGGGCTCGGCCTGACCCCGCTGGCCATCGCCACCGCGCGGGACAGCGTGCCCGAGGAGCGATCCCGCTCGGCCGTCGCGATGCTCTCCATCACCACCGTGGCCGGCGTCGGCCTCGGCTACCCGCTGACCGGCCTGATCGCCCAGTCCTGGGGCATCCACGCCGGGTTCTGGTTCGGCGCCGTGATCAGCACCATCGCCCTGGTGCTGGCCGTCGCGGTGCTGCCGAGCACCAACCACCGCACCGCGCACCGGCTGGACGGCCTCGGCGCGGTGCTGCTCGGCCTCTCGGTCGCCGGGCTGCTGCTGGTGCTCACCGAGGGCGAGGACTGGGGCTGGGGCTCCGGCCGGCTGCTCGGCACGGGCGCCGTCGCCCTGGTGCTGCTCGCCTGGTGGGTGCGGCACGAGCTGCGCACCCCGCACCCGCTGGTGGACCTGCGCACCCTGCGCAACCGCACCGTGCTGACCGCCGACCTGACCGGTCTGGTGGCCGGCGTGGCGATGTACCTGCTGATGTCGATGGTCACCCGCTACGTGCAGACCCCGGCCTCGGCCGGCTACGGCTTCGGCGCCACGGTGGTGGTCGCCGGCCTGACCCTGCTGCCGTTCTCGGTGTTCAGCGTGCTCTCCAGCAAGGTGGTGCCGGTGATCGCCAAGCGCACCTCCAGCGCCGCCGTGCTGCCGCTGGGCTGCGCCGTCTCGCTGGTCTCGATGCTGGTCTTCCTGTTCGCCCGGGACCACCTGTGGCAGGTGCTGCTGGTGATGGCGATCGCCGGCCTCGGCGTCGGCTGCACCTTCGCCGTGATGCCCGGACTGATCGTCAGCTCGGTGCCGGCCGAGGAGATCGGCAGCGCCGTCAGCTTCAACCAGGTGCTGCGCTACGTCGGCTACTCCACCGGCAGCGCGCTGTGCGGGGCCGTGCTCCAGGCGCACACCGCCGCCGGGCACCGGCTGCCCAGCGCCGACGGGTACCGCACCGCGCTGCTCATCGGATGTGTCGTCTGGGTCGTCATCGGTGTGGCTACCATCGTGCTGCCGAGGCGCGCCGCCGCGGCGGGCCGGTTCACCCCGGCAGAGGTCGACGAGGAGCTGATGGTGGAGGAGAGCATGGCCGACATCGCACCGGGCGAGGACGAGGTCCCGCTGCGGGTGACCCCTTGA